A genomic region of Ornithorhynchus anatinus isolate Pmale09 chromosome 7, mOrnAna1.pri.v4, whole genome shotgun sequence contains the following coding sequences:
- the LOC103170858 gene encoding uncharacterized protein LOC103170858 isoform X1: protein MDLLALPLMVLAWSDLQGVAGDKKGDGEGGSLFDLCSCPPMLNISEKLWCRFEESGCPAALEPLENLSGRHRLPSDQQNVTCPSLLGEGKKNGTYCCQIWDLKRGNASLNTTMLLCEGKNSSNILVEESKTPEGARSFLTAVTVTSASIGILAFILLSVGMMALTLKKWRNERLFRRQLREQDYFLLKLKEPNSHSSAIYSNVINLAAWKEDDFATYANVLTFQHARRPSPATCRRPEQVEYASIVFR from the exons ATGGATCTCCTTGCCCTCCCGCTGATGGTTCTGGCCTGGTCAG ATCTCCAAGGAGTAGCAGGAGataaaaagggggatggagaaggtggaAGCCTGTTTGACCTGTGTAGCTGCCCCCCGATGCTCAACATCTCAGAAAAGCTGTGGTGCAGATTTGAGGAATCTGGATGTCCAGCGGCTCTGGAACCTTTAGAGAACCTCAGCGGCAGGCACAGGCTCCCCAGCGACCAGCAAAACGTAACCTGTCCTTCCCTTCTTGGTGAGGGGAAGAAGAATGGAACATACTGTTGTCAAATCTGGGACCTGAAAAGAGGCAATGCCTCCCTGAACACCACCATGTTGCTCTGCGAAG GAAAAAACTCCAGCAACATTTTAGTGGAGGAGAGCAAGACACCTGAGGGAGCCCGCAG CTTCCTCACAGCAGTGACTGTCACTTCCGCCTCCATCGGTATCCTGGCTTTCATCCTGCTCTCAGTGGGTATGATGGCGCTCACCCTGAAGAAGTGGAGGAATGAAC gtTTATTTAGAAGGCAGTTGAGGGAGCAGGACTACTTTCTCCTCAAACTCAAG GAACCAAATTCCCATTCCAGTGCCATCTATTCCAACGTCATCAACCTGGCTGCCTGGAAGGAAGATGATTTTGCCACCTATGCCAATGTCCTGACCTTCCAACACGCAAGGAGACCCTCACCAGCCACCTGCCGTCGCCCTGAGCAAGTGGAATATGCCTCCATTGTGTTTCGCTGA
- the LOC103170858 gene encoding uncharacterized protein LOC103170858 isoform X2 has protein sequence MLNISEKLWCRFEESGCPAALEPLENLSGRHRLPSDQQNVTCPSLLGEGKKNGTYCCQIWDLKRGNASLNTTMLLCEGKNSSNILVEESKTPEGARSFLTAVTVTSASIGILAFILLSVGMMALTLKKWRNERLFRRQLREQDYFLLKLKEPNSHSSAIYSNVINLAAWKEDDFATYANVLTFQHARRPSPATCRRPEQVEYASIVFR, from the exons ATGCTCAACATCTCAGAAAAGCTGTGGTGCAGATTTGAGGAATCTGGATGTCCAGCGGCTCTGGAACCTTTAGAGAACCTCAGCGGCAGGCACAGGCTCCCCAGCGACCAGCAAAACGTAACCTGTCCTTCCCTTCTTGGTGAGGGGAAGAAGAATGGAACATACTGTTGTCAAATCTGGGACCTGAAAAGAGGCAATGCCTCCCTGAACACCACCATGTTGCTCTGCGAAG GAAAAAACTCCAGCAACATTTTAGTGGAGGAGAGCAAGACACCTGAGGGAGCCCGCAG CTTCCTCACAGCAGTGACTGTCACTTCCGCCTCCATCGGTATCCTGGCTTTCATCCTGCTCTCAGTGGGTATGATGGCGCTCACCCTGAAGAAGTGGAGGAATGAAC gtTTATTTAGAAGGCAGTTGAGGGAGCAGGACTACTTTCTCCTCAAACTCAAG GAACCAAATTCCCATTCCAGTGCCATCTATTCCAACGTCATCAACCTGGCTGCCTGGAAGGAAGATGATTTTGCCACCTATGCCAATGTCCTGACCTTCCAACACGCAAGGAGACCCTCACCAGCCACCTGCCGTCGCCCTGAGCAAGTGGAATATGCCTCCATTGTGTTTCGCTGA